The Cyprinus carpio isolate SPL01 chromosome B19, ASM1834038v1, whole genome shotgun sequence DNA window ATAAGGACAAGCGAGCAGCCCAGATAGACAACTGCAGAATCACTGCAAAAGACACTTAGATGCAGAAGCAAAACTCTAATTCCATGGAAAAGATGACAGATGTGTCTAAGAGTACTTTAAACTAAAACAGAATCATTTAATGAGGCTGACGTGTtgaatacatacaaatacatcaCATTTTGAGAGGTAAAGttgcattttagtattattttgtttctctgcacaggcttAGACATGCCTTCTAGTGGTTGTGAACGGTATTGCAATGATTCAACTATACATTTGTGcgcacaattaaatatatgctGTGATAATCCTTCAACACGTTAATTGACGAAATTGTTATACAACAGGGCTACGTGCAATATTTTACAAGTGCActgttttatatgaaataaactgtacagaataaaatgtttattagaatTGTGTCCTATTTGTTTTTCGGTGAGTAATGAAATCCTGGGCTGCATTTGattcacaaaaaatgttaaaGACAGATAACGGGAATTCCTTGATCTCTTATCACTTGtggcttttttttctcctctgaaTGTCGCCATGTTTCGGATTTGTTCGGACTGGCCCGATGTTCAGGAATGTTGATTAGCCCTCCCCTCCGTGTAGAAACTGCGAACAGATGTTTTCAAGCCGCTAGGGTGGAGTTGCGCTCTCAAGATTCCAGTTTCCATATCCGCCCCTTTTCTGTGATTGACGGACGCATCAGCCAATAGTAACGTTGGATTAACACGCACCGTCCAATCAAAAGTTACCAAACGCGGGACTGAGCTGTAGCTGCCGTACAGCTCTCGTTACAGTACTTGTAGACATTTTGTCGGCTTAGAAAATTATGGACGGAATTAAACTCAGGGAATGGTACTGCTGAGGTAGTTGAAAAGCCAAAAGAAGTCGGCATCCAAGGCcaaatccatatatatattcaGGTAAGACTAAGAAGTACTTTATATGTGCGTAAAGTAATTGAAGAGTCGCATTTGGGTGAGCGAGTTGACAGTAAGTCAGTCAGCTAACGCGAACACTTCCTGCTCTGCACTGACGCCTCGGAGAGTTTAGGCCTCAGCtactattttttaagtattttaaacagTCGTGACGAATAACCCTATGTCAATTTGATAGCTTTAACTTTGAACTGGAAATCGGTTTACTGCGAACAACTTTGATTTGATCTTATCTTGTCACAAACAAAGGTTGGTTGGTTTGTTGTTAACTAGAGTCTCCACTCCCTTCCACTTATAGGAAGTCTGACGGGtgaacttttttcatttttgcacagacatttttttttctgaatttaacAGGATTTATTTTACACTTAACATTAGATTCAGATGTGTAAAATTATTCCTATCTgtacatttaacatatatatatatatatatatatatatatatatatatatatatatatatatatatatatatatatatggttatatgtaaaatgtattatataaatataaatatacatttaacatatatacatatatatatataaggttataTAGTCATGAAAGGATATTAGTTGTTTATAAATGGGTCAGTTTTGACCTTTTAATAACCACAGATAAAaccccttttaaaataaaatttacataaaatataaatagccCGTAGACAAGAAGTGTTAATGAGTAGTTGCTTGCTGCTGGTATTAACCGCAGAAATTAGGATATAAGTTGCATCTTGGCAGAAGAAACAGCTGCAGTTTTGGTTCTGCTTTGGACGCACATAAGGCTGTGAGTGTGGTTGTGCTGAATATGTGTAATGTGAATGGGGGGAAAAGCACCAGACCATATAGTAGATTCTGCCTCCCCAGCTAATGACAGGATTTTTAATGCAttgaattcttcttcttctttttttttggtctcaaaGAGGAAGGTGACCGATAAGCTCCCATCATGCCTTTGGTGACGCGAAACATCGAACCCAGGCACCTCTGTCGCCAATCACTGCCAAATACGATCAAGAGTGAACTGGAGTGTGTGACCAACATCACACTTGCCAACATCATTCGCCAGCTTGGATCACTTAGTAAGTGTTTGTGTAATGGGGTGTAAACTGAAGTAAATCGGTTGTGTGTTGCTGCTTTTAAGCTGTCATTTAATCATAGGTAAGTATGCAGAGGATGTGTTCGGTGAACTGTTTGTCCAGGCCAGCTCGTTTGCCGAACGTGTCAACACGCTGGGAGAGAGAGTGGACAAGCTGCAGGTCAAAGTCACCCAGCTGGACCCTAAAGAAGAGGAAGGTGAGAGACATCGGGTTATACTAAGATTTTTCCTTATAATGATGTGGCATATTAGTCATATTTTCCTTtggtttaataaaattttatttggacCACACTGTTTTGTACAGAAAACAGAATTGTTAATGCTGAGTTTTGATTCAGTTTTGAACAGTATtattgcatgttgttttattttgtatttgtcttagctcatttgtattattattattattattattattattattattttatatttattttttataattaaattttcttCTCATTTACTTTTATGCATCTCCAActctgtttttaatttactttactctaaaaaaaacaaacacatgactatatctatatctatctatatctatatatatatatatatatatatatatatatatatatatatatatatatatatatatatatctccaaacAACATCTATTTGTGGTTCGAATctgatttaaaactgtttttatgtcaTGACTGATCTAATGACAGCCCTGAGGATGGCTGTAATGTTACTTGTTTTTAACAAataacttttaagtttttttttctagaagtGTATTGCACCTTTTCTTcatgaaaaatctgtttttgaaatgctttttgttGTCAGCTGTCAGATCGTATTTCAAGTGCTTTCTCGTACCTGTCACTGTGAGGTCATGCACAAAGCACAGTAGTGTGTCTATAGCTGTATCTAAATTCACTCCTGTTTGCTCATGTGGCATTCACTGCATTAATAAGCTGTATAAATAGTACATTAATGTTTCTGACGCACTTGATGAGTTCAATAAGCAACATGTCAAGAGCAGAGGCAAAATTAGTGGTTTTCCCCATCTACTCCCCTTTATCTCTTGGCTTCATAGTCATTACTATGGCAACACAGATTTGATATAACCATTTGCAAAATGGCAGTAGCCATAAATATCCAatctgtgtgcagtgtgaacaaagccttAATTTGTGGTTTTTGGAGCAATGatgcaaaatgaatgaattacaaATGTCATTATCTGTCTTTGTTCCTTTCTTTTTACTTCCTCCTATTTTTGCTTTCTCATTCCAGTTTCTCTTCAGGCCATTACCAGCCGCAAAGCCTTCCACTCCAATTTCATCCAGGATCAGCAGCTCTTCATTAGGGTGTCACTACCGCAGCCTATCCATGAGACCTATCTGACCTGCAGCCAGCCACCCCCCCTCAACAATCTGAGCTGTTACAGGTAAACACACCATCATATCTGACCTCCATGTACTGACCATATAAAGGCATGTGAAACTCCTTATATTCATCACAATATATTAATTGTATAGCTTCAGAATATggttattttgtttcagtgtaaGGTGGttaaagtgttttctgttttccaGGGAGGATGGAAAGGAGGCTCTGAAGTTCTACACTGATCCGTCTTATTTCTTTGACCTCTGGAAAGAGAAAATGCTTCAAGATACCAAAGACATTATGAAAGAGAAACGCAAACATAAGGTGGGACATGAGAGTATGAAGCATGGGCACACATGTACAGCAACATGATATGTATCAAACGAAATATGATAACAAAATACGAACCAGAATGCATGAGCTTCTGTaactgtgtttgtttctgtgtttattGAGAGCAGAAGAAGAAAGATGACAACCCTAACCGAAGGAACTTGAACCCTCGAAAGATCAAAACCCGTAAAGATGAATGGGAGCGCCGGAAAATGGGGGAGGAGTTTGTGGTCCCCAAAAACGATAGCATGGGGTAATGAAAACTAGGGCCTAGGCTGACTATATTTTAACTTCATTACGATGAATCAGTATTGCAGGGCTGCAGGCTGCGACTAGAAATATTAATTTGggagtgaagtttttgctgaggtcaccACTGGCgactaaatatatttatgatatgacttaaaaatgtgcatgtaatgctttttcctgattgttttgcgagcacatcttttttttttttttttgacgtgatAAACTGAGACAGAGCatatcaaagttttagtggaaaaaagagttttaaaCCGTCCTCATCCCTGCCGCGCAGCAGCGGTGACGCACACCTGATAAACGCAGCCCAGTTGTGCAGCATGAGAGAGATCGAAATGACAGAGACGTACAAGTTAAAGTGCTCAAAAGCAGTGTATTtcatgcacaacttgaacaaactacaacaggtaaagctgtcagctgtgtggatactGGCGATATCATTAACAGTTCTCGTTTATAatcattactaatatggcttcttcttatCAAGATCTTAATTtatatgctgtgttctgttaatgtgtGAACCTCTTATTTTATGAAGCGCACTTGCCGTCCAGTAATTGCAGAaggctttgtgctttgttactatttaataaacaaagtatcagctttaaaataatgccaaattcataacgaaattttaacaataaatactgttttggcGCTGTTTAATGCGGCAGAGATGATCACTTTAGTGCCTCAATTCAAGCGGCAAGTGAATCCATTATATCTTTCTCTTTATtactatagtacataatgaagatgaattaacatcaaaagggctattttataagagagcctgcAGTACatcttactgaaatgtctcatgtaaaagctcattcagtgttttaaactgcggaaaacgtgtaaagcttgtaaacattgcaacgtaataatacatttacctcagaataaccattcgaTGTCCATAAGctcattagtcagctagaaaaataactataaaaggGAGCATTTTGCTATATGTATGCACTattgcatataatttatttttacttaacctgttgtctacatgatttAATTTCTCCTACAAAATTGCATTTTAGTAATGAAGAAAAATAGACTGAATGTGTGAAagacataaaacaacatttataggatgcattgaggaggagcccaaattacactcagtggccaagtgatgcttatggtccatgatattggtacagattctgtgtaacaaacaattctttgtgactgtatatttcaagttggaaaagacatttagttcccactttaagtaaaccttagttcccaggtcatctacaagatggaataaaatgctgataaagtcaagataataataacaatttggcgcctaggttttttttcttataggagccaatggctccttagcCCTGtttattgattcttaaatcccaagaatctgTCTTTTAGTCTATGTTCTTTTAAGTTTATGCATGAAGTAAACATTATTTGAAGCACATCTTCCATCCAATAACtgcaatatttacattacatttacatttatgcatttagcagacgcttttatccaaagtgacttacagtgtattcaggttatacattttttttatcagtatgtgtgttccctgggaattgaacccacaaccttttgcactgttTTTTGTGAGTGTCAGTTGGTAACAAATTCCAatctttcaaattctgtcaattttatacCAGATTCAATTTATCAGTGTCATTTTGATGCTCTTTCTTGTggtgtgacagatcactgtatagCTGCTGCAgttcttcctctttactagttatgtGGAAAGAAACAGTACAACTTATTGAAATATATCATTGTTCATGCAATCACTCAGTTTCAACCATGGAAAGAACAGCATGTCACATAATGCAGCATTTACCTCAGCAAAACCATTAAGTGTCCATAGTTTGTTAGAtagcttgaaaaaaaataactctaGGGAGGAGCTTTTGCTATACATGCACTataccaaattattattattatttattatttttacttaagaTGTAAGTGTTGTCTTCATTAttaaagatcaaataaataatttttaccaccatttagatttttatatttcaacaagTTAGAgtagaaacattatttattcaaatatggaaaaaaagcCTCATGCGcgattttaaatgtttgtattcaACTCAATAAttgaattttgattattatatacaaaaattaatatactgtatatggactATTTTGTTTATTCTAACCTTTAATAGTAGTAATGTACCAACTGACAAGATTCCCTGATTAGTTTACAGCTTTAGTTGAGAGAGATTTTATTCCTGAAGTATCATGTTCTCTACCTGATATACATTATGTCCAAATCGAGCCTAAGTTGACTCAAAAGCTTCTGATTAGAATTGGATTGTAAAATCTGTCAATGCAATAGCATGACGCAGCATGACTGTTGGATGAAATGATTGAtagcaatatttaatatttctctttATGTGTCTCTAACAGCAACTCTTCAGAAGTGTTGAATGGCAGTATTGGCTCTGGTGATGATGGATTTAATCACACTGATGACTGTTTGGACCAAAGCACTAACTCCTACATCTATGACCCCAACTCTCCTCTCCCACCTCCAATGCAAGAGGACCTCCCCCCACCACCACCTCCAGACATGCCGTGAGAGTCTTAAAATAGCCTACCATTTCTCTCTTGTTGAGTATCAAGTGCAGATTGATTTTTGAGCTGACAAGCGTTTATCCTCTTGCAGGTATAATGATGTATCTGGTGGTCCTCCTCCGAAGCGTGGCAGTCTTTTAAGCCCCAGTCATCCGCCTCCAGCTCCACCAGTGATGCCTTCTTCTCCAGGCCGTCCGACTGTTGCTCCTCCTATGGCACCGCCACCACCTCCACCTCCTGGTGGCATGATCCCACCTCCGCCACCTCCAGGTTTTGATTCGCCCCCCTCTCCTCCTCCATTCTCCAGCAATGCTGTTTCCATCCCACCTCCACCACCCATGGAAGCCTGTTGTCCAGCTCCTCCACCGCCACCCATGGGAGGGGGACcacctcctcctccccctccccctcctcccccAGGTCCTCCTCCACCCTCTGCTCCAGCTCCACCTCCCTCAGGAGGAGTCTCTACTCCCGCTGCACCCAAAGCCCAGCCTGCTCCAGCCCAGGGCGATGGTCGCAGCGACCTTCTTTCAGCTATCCGTCAAGGTAACATAACTACATACATTTACACTCTTTAAAAGTTTGATTCAGCCAGATTGAACAATTATAACAGAATCATAAATGAATTTTATAGGTGAAATGCAGTCATTCCAATAGGAATCTGCACTAGCGTGAGGGTAAAAAAGTTCATGTTCATGTGAATTCGCTGTGCAGACCACCAGACagctgcttggtttaaaagtgttttatatatctttatttattttgaacagtgaACCTTTtttcactaatgtgactgcaCTTTTAGTctgccttaaattttttttgtgaagttgGACTAACAGACCTAGATAATGAGATTGTCGCTTGGCTTAGACTAGCATACATcaagttcagttttatttctaGACATGCACATTTAAGCATGGAACAAGGCCGACCAAAGTGCTGCACACAGTAAAACACAataacagtaaacagtaaaatacaataaagaggGAAAAATCAGTACACAAATTAAAACCATATAAGTGCAACATTTGGCAACATATTAAAAGCCAAAGAGAAGAGATGGGTTTTAAGATTTGACTCGAACTCAGATAAAGTGGAagtaggggtgcacaataaatatcggccgctgattaatgcgcatctcgtcagtaaagccggttctctaatcagcggtaaattccatcagcagatatttattgtgcacccctaagTGGAAGCCATTCTAATGTGAACTGGTAAGTTGTTCCAGAGGATGAGACCAGCCACTTCAAAGGCTTATTAGACATCAGTTGTCCTTGCGTGCATGCTCCAAAAACAAAGCACATTGGGTATTTTATTACACTTCGCGTCACGTATACTTGACAGACTATAATTTGACTAAGTAAAAACCTGCCGCTGCTTGATTATAACATAATGCAAACATGCTGACTGTAAATTTACTGACTTGTTTACACCTGAAATTAACATGTTAAGGTGATCTGATCTCAAGTAGTCAGAGCTAAATTTAGGTGTAAATGGGATTCAAAATTTTTAATGATTGCACGCATTCAAACGGGCATTCGGAAGTCAGAAATGTTGCCCCATCGCATTTGTAGTGTCCGTGGACAGAAGTGAAGGGCTGCCTACTTGCCTGTCTGTTTATTTTGCTAAAACAATGGCTTTAAacaaatttgaaagaaaactgtATTTAGCAGTATTTACTGTATAAGcagtatttatttcagttcagtttagcAAAATTTTATCACTGGAGGTTATTGTGatgcacttaaagggttagttcaccccccaaaaaaattagcccataaattattcaccctcaagtcatcctaggtgtatatgactttcttctttcagaaaaatccaagttgtattaaaaattgtctttggtctttcaagctgtttaatgccactcagtgggtgttgcacgcatcagtccaaaaaaagttaaataaaaatcgcccatccattaaaaaaagtgtctcacacagctccggagGGGTGAAGACTCACCGGCACATGCGCAGTGCTGACTTCTTACATCATGCTcctggaactgcttctgtgtaaaACTATTGGTGCAagttacattaaagtgattattacgtttttaatatggatatttgtcttacaaaaatgcatcagttcgctacagaaggcctttgttcacccccccggagctgtgtgagacactttttttttttttttttaatggatgggcggtttttatttaacttcttttggtcTGATGCATGCAACATccactgagtgccattaaacagcttgaaagatcaaagacaatttttaatataactccgactggattcatgtgaaagaagaaagtcatttacacctaggatgacttgaggccgagtaatttatgggctaaattttatttttgggtgaactaaccctttaatataccTGTATATGCAACCATTCAAACCTTTGTTTGGggtttgttagatttttttgtttgtttttgaaagtctcttatactAGGGCTGCTCAATTATGGCAGAAATCATAATTTGGTCAGTATTGTAGGAAAATTAGGAAAATATCTCGCCGTCACTTTAAGAGCCACACATATCAAATTTACCATTACACgcttattttttaaagctttctaCGTTCATTTGTTACATAATCACTAAGCGccgcattttgacacatttttgcatgtatttgactgtttaggcatgcaccttgagctaaaagattACTTTACATGTCCGTGTTCTGTTCCTTCTCTGAGCAAATATACAGAATCTTGCAGCAGAGCATTGCAAGTTCTCTttcaagcttttaaaaacatgaataaatatacttctaTAAATCAAGCACGCCCCATTTGGCAAAagtcacattacatgattttactgatttgcacgtgaaattgggcttttatggaggaatgAAAGCACAGTGCTGCAAAAGGGGGTGGAATAGGGCACAATAATCattttatctcgattattgtattttccatggtatatttttttccaggattcttttgATGATTTAGTTAACAAGATCAGTATTTGTAACATTTctaatgtctttattgtcacttttgatcaatataatgcatctttgcaggataaaagtattttaaaatcttacttttgaacagtagcatatgTGTTGTGTTTGAAGAGTAATGTCTTACTGAACACTCGTCTTACCTGTAACAGATGTTAATAGGACAAGTTAACAAGGCAATCAGATCATTTCTACACACTGGgaatatgaaatgtttattaaaatgtctcTGAGCTTGCtgtgattgtgtctgtgtgtgtaggaTTTAACCTGCGTAAAGTGGAGGAACAGCGAGAGCAGGAGAAAAGAGATCACATGGGCAATGATGTCGCAGCCATCCTGTCCCGCCGCATTGCCGTGGAGTGCAGCGACTCGGAGGATGATTCATCCGAATTTGATGATGATGAGTGGTCTGACTAAAGCTATCGCCCCGCTCTTCATCACCTGTGCGATGACATTAAGATCATTCCTTTTAGACCTCACACTTCTCATATTACCCGTTTACCTGCAGTGAGGCCAAAAGCAAATAAAGGGAAGAGGGccaaacattgtgtgtgtgtgtgtgtgtgtgtgtgtgtgtgtgtgtgtgtgtgtgtgtgtgtgtgtgtgtgtgttgagt harbors:
- the wasf2 gene encoding wiskott-Aldrich syndrome protein family member 2 produces the protein MPLVTRNIEPRHLCRQSLPNTIKSELECVTNITLANIIRQLGSLSKYAEDVFGELFVQASSFAERVNTLGERVDKLQVKVTQLDPKEEEVSLQAITSRKAFHSNFIQDQQLFIRVSLPQPIHETYLTCSQPPPLNNLSCYREDGKEALKFYTDPSYFFDLWKEKMLQDTKDIMKEKRKHKKKKDDNPNRRNLNPRKIKTRKDEWERRKMGEEFVVPKNDSMGNSSEVLNGSIGSGDDGFNHTDDCLDQSTNSYIYDPNSPLPPPMQEDLPPPPPPDMPYNDVSGGPPPKRGSLLSPSHPPPAPPVMPSSPGRPTVAPPMAPPPPPPPGGMIPPPPPPGFDSPPSPPPFSSNAVSIPPPPPMEACCPAPPPPPMGGGPPPPPPPPPPPGPPPPSAPAPPPSGGVSTPAAPKAQPAPAQGDGRSDLLSAIRQGFNLRKVEEQREQEKRDHMGNDVAAILSRRIAVECSDSEDDSSEFDDDEWSD